The proteins below are encoded in one region of Geomonas ferrireducens:
- a CDS encoding GumC family protein gives MNTDKPDVDITDEINLLKLLIVLAKHWKMIVVVPLIVVVITAIATLFIPNMYTAKAMILPVEDNSGGMMSAMMAQMGGLAALAGGGLGGTTKTDQYVTMMNSEVIQDPIIDRFKLMDLYKAKFRAKAYSALRASTDIRAGKKDGIITIAVSNERPKLAADIANAYVEELGKLTAKLAMTGAGANRLFLEERLAKARSDLTVAEDALKTFQTRNKAVAIPDQAKATLEGVAVLRAQLAAQEVQLGTMRQQLTNESQEVKAAKATIANLRRQISQLEGSKSEGSLPGVGAMPQLGQEYIRLMREFKVQETLVELLTKQYEMTKLNEAKDVAPFQLLQSAKVPEVKSKPRRGLIVIVAACMTGLFMVIFAFLLECKGQLSHEDRKLLDELKKYLPSPLKKIV, from the coding sequence TTGAACACTGATAAGCCCGATGTAGATATTACTGATGAAATCAATCTGCTTAAGCTACTTATTGTCTTAGCTAAACATTGGAAGATGATAGTAGTAGTTCCATTGATTGTTGTCGTGATCACTGCTATTGCCACGCTGTTCATACCGAACATGTACACGGCCAAGGCTATGATCCTGCCCGTAGAAGATAATAGTGGCGGTATGATGAGTGCAATGATGGCCCAGATGGGCGGCTTAGCTGCACTTGCTGGCGGAGGACTCGGAGGAACAACAAAAACTGATCAATACGTGACTATGATGAATAGCGAAGTGATACAGGATCCAATAATCGATCGATTCAAGTTAATGGACCTGTATAAAGCCAAATTCCGCGCCAAAGCTTATTCTGCCCTACGTGCTAGTACGGATATTCGTGCAGGCAAAAAAGATGGCATCATCACCATTGCGGTGAGTAATGAAAGACCCAAACTAGCCGCTGATATTGCTAACGCCTATGTGGAGGAACTCGGGAAGTTGACCGCAAAACTTGCTATGACCGGCGCTGGAGCTAATCGCCTTTTTCTGGAAGAACGTTTAGCCAAAGCAAGGAGTGATTTGACCGTGGCGGAGGATGCGCTTAAAACTTTCCAAACCAGAAATAAGGCTGTGGCTATCCCTGATCAGGCAAAGGCGACACTGGAAGGGGTGGCTGTGCTACGAGCACAATTGGCCGCACAGGAAGTACAGCTTGGAACCATGCGGCAGCAACTTACAAATGAAAGCCAAGAGGTGAAGGCTGCCAAGGCCACCATCGCCAATCTGCGGCGGCAGATTTCACAACTTGAAGGAAGCAAATCAGAAGGTTCCTTGCCCGGTGTTGGGGCCATGCCGCAGTTGGGGCAGGAGTATATACGCCTCATGCGGGAATTTAAAGTCCAAGAAACTTTGGTGGAACTACTTACCAAACAGTATGAGATGACAAAGCTGAATGAGGCGAAAGATGTCGCTCCGTTTCAACTGTTGCAGTCCGCGAAGGTGCCAGAGGTGAAAAGCAAGCCAAGGCGCGGCTTAATAGTAATTGTTGCAGCATGTATGACTGGATTGTTCATGGTCATTTTTGCTTTTTTGCTCGAAT